From one Agrobacterium fabrum str. C58 genomic stretch:
- a CDS encoding 2-hydroxyacid dehydrogenase has translation MTAEIVQLCPLIPALEEELAQRFTVHRLFEAADKAAFLSEKGAAIRGVVTGGHIGLPADVGAALPNLEIVAINGVGFDKVDLGEAKRRGFRVSNTPDVLTADVADLALGLVLAQARKVPQADQHVRTGQWLKGDMGLSTRVAGRRYGIFGLGRIGQAIAKRLEGFDARISYTARNRRDVAYDYHDSIEELAANCDVLIIAAAATAETRHIVNADVLKALGPQGVLVNVARGSLVDEKALVEALSSGMIGGAALDVFEDEPRVPEALFAFENVTLAPHIGSGTHQTRRAMADLVLANLDAHFAGRELPTPVV, from the coding sequence ATGACTGCTGAAATCGTACAACTGTGCCCACTGATCCCGGCACTGGAGGAAGAACTCGCGCAGCGCTTCACCGTGCATCGCCTGTTTGAGGCCGCAGACAAGGCGGCATTCCTTTCCGAAAAGGGGGCGGCAATCCGCGGCGTCGTCACGGGTGGTCATATCGGCCTGCCGGCGGATGTCGGCGCCGCACTCCCCAACCTCGAAATCGTCGCCATCAACGGTGTCGGTTTCGACAAGGTCGATCTGGGAGAGGCCAAGCGACGCGGTTTTCGCGTTTCCAACACGCCTGACGTGCTGACCGCTGATGTCGCTGATCTCGCGCTCGGCCTTGTTCTGGCGCAGGCGCGCAAGGTGCCGCAGGCCGACCAGCACGTGCGCACGGGGCAATGGCTGAAGGGCGATATGGGTCTTTCCACCCGTGTGGCCGGCCGCCGTTACGGCATTTTCGGCCTCGGCCGGATCGGTCAGGCCATTGCAAAGCGGCTCGAAGGTTTTGACGCGCGCATTTCCTATACCGCAAGGAACCGCCGCGATGTGGCCTATGACTACCACGACAGCATCGAAGAGCTCGCCGCCAATTGCGACGTGCTGATCATCGCCGCTGCTGCCACCGCTGAAACACGCCATATCGTCAATGCGGATGTGCTGAAGGCTCTCGGTCCCCAAGGTGTGCTCGTCAACGTGGCGCGCGGTTCGCTGGTGGATGAAAAGGCACTGGTCGAGGCGCTTTCGAGCGGCATGATCGGTGGCGCAGCGCTTGATGTCTTCGAGGATGAGCCACGTGTGCCGGAAGCGCTTTTCGCCTTCGAAAACGTCACGCTTGCCCCGCATATCGGCAGCGGGACGCACCAGACCCGGCGCGCCATGGCTGATCTGGTTCTCGCCAATCTCGATGCGCATTTCGCCGGCAGGGAGCTGCCGACACCGGTGGTCTGA